A genomic segment from Chloroflexota bacterium encodes:
- a CDS encoding hemolysin III family protein — protein sequence MTNAAVVLSPRSRPLLRGWSHVVATGLAAILTVALAVRCLGDGPRLATMLLYGITSVGLFACSSLYHVITWTPSRRKIMRSLDHGNIYVMIAATTTAIGVNVLHGWERVALLSSVWGIAVVGVAVSVLHLRLARGPRLGLYLATGLTGVIALPGLLSALPPLAIGGIVTGGLLYAVGGVIYALKRPDPVPHIFGYHEIFHLLVIFGSAAYASVIWIWVVPFARQ from the coding sequence ATGACGAACGCCGCGGTTGTGCTGTCGCCGCGCTCGCGCCCGTTGCTGCGCGGCTGGTCGCACGTGGTGGCGACCGGCCTCGCGGCCATCCTGACGGTTGCCCTGGCCGTCCGCTGCCTCGGCGACGGCCCCCGGCTGGCGACGATGCTGCTCTACGGCATCACCTCCGTCGGGCTGTTCGCCTGCAGCTCGCTGTACCACGTCATCACCTGGACGCCGTCGCGCCGCAAGATCATGCGGTCGCTCGATCACGGCAACATCTACGTGATGATCGCGGCGACGACGACGGCCATCGGCGTGAACGTGCTGCACGGCTGGGAGCGGGTCGCGCTGCTGTCGTCGGTGTGGGGGATCGCCGTGGTCGGCGTGGCCGTCTCCGTCCTCCACCTCCGGTTGGCGCGCGGCCCGCGCCTCGGGCTGTACCTCGCCACCGGGCTGACCGGCGTCATCGCGCTGCCGGGGCTGTTGTCGGCGCTGCCGCCGCTGGCGATTGGCGGCATCGTCACGGGCGGTCTGCTGTACGCCGTGGGCGGGGTGATCTACGCGCTCAAACGGCCCGATCCGGTGCCGCACATCTTCGGCTACCACGAGATCTTTCACCTGCTCGTGATCTTCGGCAGCGCGGCCTACGCGAGCGTGATCTGGATCTGGGTGGTGCCGTTCGCGCGTCAGTAA
- a CDS encoding Ldh family oxidoreductase, protein MLTLSAGLLNRTTSAIFEAAGTPSDIATFMASSLVGANLAGHDSHGVIQIAGYMNLIRNGSLLPAARPEVTKEGPAVIQVDGAWGFGQYTAHTCMDLAIQKAKQNQLGLVTTTRVSHIGRLGEWAEQAANAGVIGMLGVSWGAGPYAGTPHGGAARVLSTNPISFGIPLKDRPPFVLDFATTAVAEGKLRVARAKGVPVPDGWIVDAQGRPTNDVEQFYTGGGMLQPFGGHKGYALALAIELLSIALTGAEVPPDERGRKNGAFFLAIDPTAIRSIEDFVAEATAICERVTNVPLAPGSSGVLVPGQPEDTNRRKRQAEGIELAESTWEEIQGIATELGAKV, encoded by the coding sequence GTGCTGACCCTATCCGCTGGTCTCTTGAACCGAACCACCTCGGCCATCTTCGAGGCGGCCGGCACGCCGTCGGACATCGCGACGTTCATGGCCAGCTCGCTCGTCGGAGCGAATCTGGCCGGCCACGACTCGCACGGCGTCATTCAGATCGCCGGCTACATGAATCTGATCCGCAACGGCTCGCTGCTGCCGGCTGCCCGGCCCGAGGTGACGAAGGAAGGGCCGGCCGTTATCCAGGTCGATGGCGCGTGGGGCTTCGGGCAGTACACGGCGCACACCTGTATGGATCTGGCGATCCAGAAGGCGAAGCAGAACCAGCTTGGCCTGGTCACCACGACCCGCGTCTCCCACATCGGGCGGCTGGGCGAGTGGGCCGAGCAAGCGGCCAACGCTGGCGTGATCGGCATGCTCGGCGTCTCCTGGGGCGCAGGGCCGTACGCCGGGACACCCCATGGCGGCGCGGCGCGCGTCTTGAGCACCAACCCGATCTCGTTCGGGATTCCGCTCAAGGATCGGCCGCCCTTCGTGCTCGACTTCGCGACGACGGCGGTGGCCGAGGGCAAGCTGCGTGTGGCCCGCGCGAAGGGCGTCCCAGTCCCCGATGGATGGATCGTGGACGCACAGGGCCGACCCACCAACGATGTCGAGCAGTTCTACACGGGCGGCGGCATGCTCCAGCCGTTCGGCGGCCACAAGGGCTACGCGCTGGCCCTGGCCATCGAGCTGTTGTCGATTGCGCTCACCGGCGCGGAGGTGCCGCCCGACGAGCGAGGCCGCAAGAACGGCGCGTTCTTCCTGGCCATCGACCCGACGGCGATTCGCTCTATCGAGGACTTTGTGGCTGAGGCGACGGCGATCTGCGAGCGGGTGACGAATGTGCCGCTCGCGCCGGGGTCGTCGGGCGTGCTGGTGCCGGGCCAGCCGGAGGACACCAACCGCCGGAAGCGGCAGGCCGAGGGTATCGAGCTGGCCGAGTCGACCTGGGAAGAGATCCAGGGGATCGCCACGGAGCTTGGCGCGAAGGTGTAG